One window of Elaeis guineensis isolate ETL-2024a chromosome 11, EG11, whole genome shotgun sequence genomic DNA carries:
- the LOC105035650 gene encoding uncharacterized protein, which yields MASFYSSSTLVCLTLVLLFCVQCTLGGITCESLDRSTCAFAVSSSGMRCVLENRLRRGGQEEFSCRTSDIEAENLKDWVETDKCINACGLTRNTVGISSDSLLEPQFAQKLCSPQCYQECPNVVDLYFNLAAGEGVFLPKLCQASSNARRSMAEIKSSSAAAVGTAPGAAGPASGSAAVAWAPGQSETGFVSEAAMAPC from the exons ATGGCTTCCTTTTATAGCTCAAGCACCCTGGTGTGCCTAACTCTTGTTCTTCTCTTCTGTGTTCAGTGCACCCTCG GAGGCATCACATGCGAGAGCCTGGACAGAAGCACCTGTGCCTTTGCGGTGTCGTCCTCCGGCATGCGCTGCGTGCTCGAGAACCGGCTGCGGAGGGGAGGACAGGAGGAGTTCTCCTGCCGCACTTCAGACATCGAGGCTGAGAACCTCAAGGACTGGGTGGAGACCGACAAGTGCATCAATGCCTGCGGACTCACTCGGAACACCGTGGGGATCTCATCGGACTCTCTGTTAGAGCCTCAATTTGCTCAGAAGCTATGCTCACCTCAATGCTACCAGGAGTGCCCCAACGTTGTTGATCTGTACTTCAACCTCGCAGCTGGTGAAG GTGTGTTCCTTCCAAAGTTATGTCAGGCATCATCGAATGCTCGTCGAAGCATGGCAGAGATCAAGAGCTCCAGTGCGGCAGCGGTAGGGACTGCACCAGGGGCGGCAGGGCCTGCATCAGGGTCGGCAGCGGTGGCCTGGGCCCCTGGGCAGTCCGAGACTGGTTTTGTTTCCGAAGCAGCCATGGCGCCTTGTTGA